A section of the Humulus lupulus chromosome 2, drHumLupu1.1, whole genome shotgun sequence genome encodes:
- the LOC133819068 gene encoding auxin-responsive protein IAA14-like — MEVISGRNMTNMLGGDRDLNFKETELCLGLPGGCVTEPETTPRAPGKRGFSETVDLKLNYLNNQDLTTENLKKSCTATTTTTTPTTTTTTTTTITTTSPNKDKILSKDPTKPPAKAQVVGWPPVRSFRKNIMAQKNTVDQESSDHQKITSISGGAAGANGGASTNNSGGAFVKVCMDGAPYLRKVDLKMYESYQELSDALAKMFSSFTMGNYGAEGMIDFMNERKLMDLLNSSEYVPTYEDKDGDWMLVGDVPWEMFVDSCKRLRIMKGSEAIGLAPRAMEKCKSRS; from the exons ATGGAAGTTATTAGTGGCCGGAACATGACTAATATGCTCGGCGGCGACCGAGATTTGAACTTCAAAGAGACTGAGCTGTGTCTAGGGTTGCCTGGCGGGTGTGTCACCGAGCCGGAAACTACTCCTAGGGCTCCCGGGAAGAGAGGCTTTTCAGAGACTGTTGATCTcaaacttaactatcttaataaCCAAGATCTCACTACTGAGAACCTTAAAAAGAGTTGTACtgctactaccacaactactactcctacaactacaacaacaactactactactattactactacttctCCAAACAAGGACAAAATTCTCTCCAAAGATCCAACTAAACCACCAGCTAA GGCACAAGTTGTGGGTTGGCCACCAGTGAGATCCTTCAGGAAGAACATAATGGCTCAGAAGAACACCGTTGACCAGGAGAGCAGTGATCATCAGAAGATTACAAGCATCAGCGGAGGAGCAGCCGGAGCCAACGGCGGCGCCTCCACTAATAACAGTGGAGGAGCATTTGTTAAGGTGTGCATGGACGGTGCACCTTACCTTCGAAAGGTGGATTTGAAGATGTATGAGAGCTACCAAGAGCTgtctgatgccttggccaagatGTTCAGTTCCTTCACTATGG gtAACTATGGGGCTGAAGGAATGATAGACTTCATGAATGAGAGAAAGTTGATGGATCTACTGAATAGTTCTGAATATGTACCAACCTATGAAGACAAGGATGGAGATTGGATGCTCGTTGGTGATGTACCATGGGA GATGTTTGTTGATTCATGCAAGCGCTTGCGAATAATGAAAGGATCAGAAGCAATTGGACTTG CTCCAAGAGCAATGGAGAAATGCAAAAGCAGAAGCTGA